The region ACGTTCTGGGGCAACTGGCTTACCAAGTGGAGGGCGGAGAGGGGACGAGAGAGAAAGCTTGCACAGGGAGTCAGGGTCTTCACGGGCCATAGCACCTGCAGAGTCTCAGCATCTAGGTCTGTGCCATTTCCACCTTCAGGAACAACAGTTTCAGGAGCTCCAAGCACACGCTGAAGCTGATCTTGACATCAATGAGAACTTTATTGCCCAGGAGGCCACTGAGCGGCCCCGCACCAAGTCAGATCCTACGCAACAGATTACTGAGGAGGTAACTGTGGTGACGCCGAGCCCAAGAGTGGAGAATGCTGGCTTTAGAATCCGTGCCCAAACATTGGCTCAAACTCAAAAATCACCACGGTACTTCTGTGATTCTTgtaaagacagaaaaaagaaTGAGGATTTGTCAACAGCCGTGAGCAGCGGCCGAAACACGGGGAAAACATGCTCCAGTGGTTGCGCTTCCAGAAGTGGGGGTGGCGTTGTTGATCTCATGGCCCTGCCACCCCCTGGCAatgaagaagatgaggaggaggaggaaccaCCCAATGGCGGTGAAAAACTGCAACCACCACAACCTGCGATTGCCGCCCCACCACCAGGCTTCAGAGACAATAGCTCTGATGAGGATGACGCAAAAAGAGGGAGGAAGGCTACAACTGGTGCCAGGACAGATCCCACCACTGTGAAACAGCAACATATCAAGGAGGACGTGCCTGTGACACTTATTGATAACGTGGCCACGAGAACAGTCCGAGATCATGCACAGGAACTTGACGATGCATTGGTATCCACCTTGCAAGCTCTAGAAGCTTTGGCAGCTTCTGAAGACTACCCCCATCACCACCAGCAGCCAACACAGACTGCAGGTCAACAACCTCAGTCCTGCTATGGTCTACACCTCAGTAATAGTAATCTGATTATCACATTGCTGAATGTTTGCAGAGTCAAATGCCCTCTGTTTTTGCTACAGTGAAATGGCAACCAAATGTCCCattagcagaaaaaaaaaacaccataaaATGTGTAACAATCATTCAATGTGGGatcatttaaaacaaatttgtgaATGATTGATGATTGTCAGAATTGAGACGAGACAAAAGTCTTAATAAGCCAAAAGGGTTGATAAAGTTCCATCCAAAAGTCAACCAACTGATTAATAGTTTCTACTAAGACTATGACACTGGCTTATCTTGGCACATCCATCAAGCATAGCAATGCATTGCAAGGTAAAAGGCACTATTCTCTCGCTTGGCCAAGAAAGGCTCATAATGCACTGATCACTGAGAGGGGCAAAAACTGAATCCTTAAGGGATTTTGTGGAAACATTGTTGGTCATATTTCTGCTTTATTAGTATAAAGCATTTTTTATAGTGACGTCATCTCAAAATATACATTATTCACCTTTATGATGATCATCCTGCTAATACGCTTCTATGTCTTACTCTTTAGGGCTTATTGTCCTGGCTGCTATTACACCAGAATCATCGTTGGATTCGGGACATGAGACAAATTCCTCTGAACTGACAGATGTTTCTGAGATGGTCTCAGCAATGAAGCAAAACCAAAACCAAGCCTACCTGCTCGCACACCATATCAATAAGGATAGTCGCCTCTCCCGCCGCGATTTTCCGCTCGCTATCCCTGGCTGCACAGCAAAGACGATAGGGACAGGGGCATTTTCTGTGGGTCAAATCCGTGCTGGATGTCCTCCCAAGCAAGTAATCCTCAGTAAGACTGTTCCCTTTAAAGTGAGCCCCAGTCAAGACTCTGGGATTGTCGGTGTTGTTACAGAGCAGAGAGGCAATCAAGATATCATTCCAAATGAGCAGACACCAGAAATGAAAGCAAACTTTGCTTCTACTAAAGCAGACATCCCTAATCCCCTCCTTAAATCACCTGAAGAACTTAAAGTGTCTGATGTGTCACCTTCAGCTCTAGTCACTAAAGATCCAAAGTTATCCAGTGCTTCAGGGGAAACACAGAGGCTAAATCTTCTCAATGGCGTAAAGGAGAAGTCCACACCACCTCTTAGTACAGACAAAGCCTTATCTGGTCTCTTACCCGTGGACAGGACCACCTCAGCCAAGGTTCCGCAAATTAATATGTGCCAAGACGCCGAGACTGCCTCTAGTGAGACCATGAAGCCTTCAAGTTCCACAGAATTTCTGTCAGTCGATGATCTCTTCTGCACTTGCCCAGTGCAACAGGAACCCGGGCACCAGTTAAGAATCAAAGATCCGCAGGTTCAAAAAGTAGTGGTGTTTCAAACCTCATCTCCTACTGATGATGAGCGTCTACGAGCAAAAGGCCTCTTTATTGCTAATAGCAAAGAAAATACAGTCAGAGCGGGAGTGGAATGTAGTTTGGCAAAACCCAATCCTACAGTACAAACCAAGCTCTCCCCTCATTTTCCTCCAACATCAGAAAGAAAAGAAGTAGTCGAGAGCAAACCGGATAGTGCCCTTGGCAAATCCCATTCTGAATCACAGATCTGTGTCACAAAGTCATTATCTAATTTAGAAGACAAAACACAGAGCCCCTCTTTAGATAGAGTATCTACTCTACCAACTAAAGAATCCAAGAAATTGGGCAGTGTAAAGGGCAAGTCCCAGCGCACCGCCCCGTTTTTGAGCATTAGAAACTTACTTTCAGCAACGTTCCCAGCGAGAATGAGAAGGGAAACAGACGAGCGAAGGGCTCAGTTGCAAAAGGTTCGACAGTACGAGTTGGAGTTCTTAGAAGAGCTGCTGAAACCCAAGTCTGCGCAGGGAGAGTTTTTGCCCCAAGGATCCTCACCTGTACCCTCAGGGACTCCCTGTGCCTGCCAGCTACGCACCAGCCCTGTCCTAAAAGCACCAGGTATCTCCAGAGAACAGCGGCGAAGCTGTGACTGTAAGAGAATGTGTAGGGGTATGAGACTACCTGATACACCGGTTGGCTCCGCAACAGAAACGCAAACTAGAGGCAGGGAGAGAACTACCGCAAAGACCCCTCCG is a window of Syngnathus typhle isolate RoL2023-S1 ecotype Sweden linkage group LG1, RoL_Styp_1.0, whole genome shotgun sequence DNA encoding:
- the frmpd3 gene encoding FERM and PDZ domain-containing protein 3, which translates into the protein MLKDDSLLLIPNVLKVFLENGQIKSFTFDSRTTVRDVISSLQDRLSLRYIEHFALVLEGGGLDQSQKLILLQENQPLTHVVHRTYFQGMKCLFRICFFPKDPADLLRRDPAAFEYLYIQNRNDVIKERFGMDWKSDITLRLAALHIYITVSSARPNQKISLKHVEKEWGLEPFLPLTLLPTVKEKNVCKILSQLLKTYQHPPPSGNKVPPLQGKLQYLRVLNDLPPFGGILFNTVGLDEKQSATTLLVGPRHGISHVIDLKNNLTTVLTEFSRISKIQLYRESQGVARVEVSIHEGKPLVLLMEWPDASNFACLISGYYKLFVDPKRNIYFRISGQSHLTKTDYRSSHHSHPRSGATGLPSGGRRGDERESLHRESGSSRAIAPAESQHLGLCHFHLQEQQFQELQAHAEADLDINENFIAQEATERPRTKSDPTQQITEEVTVVTPSPRVENAGFRIRAQTLAQTQKSPRYFCDSCKDRKKNEDLSTAVSSGRNTGKTCSSGCASRSGGGVVDLMALPPPGNEEDEEEEEPPNGGEKLQPPQPAIAAPPPGFRDNSSDEDDAKRGRKATTGARTDPTTVKQQHIKEDVPVTLIDNVATRTVRDHAQELDDALVSTLQALEALAASEDYPHHHQQPTQTAGLIVLAAITPESSLDSGHETNSSELTDVSEMVSAMKQNQNQAYLLAHHINKDSRLSRRDFPLAIPGCTAKTIGTGAFSVGQIRAGCPPKQVILSKTVPFKVSPSQDSGIVGVVTEQRGNQDIIPNEQTPEMKANFASTKADIPNPLLKSPEELKVSDVSPSALVTKDPKLSSASGETQRLNLLNGVKEKSTPPLSTDKALSGLLPVDRTTSAKVPQINMCQDAETASSETMKPSSSTEFLSVDDLFCTCPVQQEPGHQLRIKDPQVQKVVVFQTSSPTDDERLRAKGLFIANSKENTVRAGVECSLAKPNPTVQTKLSPHFPPTSERKEVVESKPDSALGKSHSESQICVTKSLSNLEDKTQSPSLDRVSTLPTKESKKLGSVKGKSQRTAPFLSIRNLLSATFPARMRRETDERRAQLQKVRQYELEFLEELLKPKSAQGEFLPQGSSPVPSGTPCACQLRTSPVLKAPGISREQRRSCDCKRMCRGMRLPDTPVGSATETQTRGRERTTAKTPPTVSEASHSEGATRQSQNLEVKTARIRSISLESREPRGEQGTCLPTCTSQTNYVEAPQNKKLQRRYSIGELDNSTNTPVYAEVKPKTKSLEKEMERVRATGLRLPTPVEPVHTQSHQADGKGKKGIFYIQSNELLCESKEESGEGLLTLPSENSDDKDKCCSFCFCYRKCEATEESSEKDELSYSIPLQVLPGMELDSSTFSVVSKTLQVLNAEDCSGEEEDTEKEPQAQEIDLRACGTLEGSLARVEALQGKSFSLPDGFLNAQLDANELLAILRQCANSPQAEGEVRLQPSRIAEYKQELAVRFKEFRASCRRVASVEKSPTCMLAVVTASFQVLCDLTQTFIKLVRGVRTETQRQQLLRKVEEVAINYTLLLRAAEESMGHSSSLPTKTVSPQVSSDTNNMSSLTRPI